TTTTTCAGCGACTCCACGATCCGCTCGCGCAGCGCGGCCACCGTGTCAAAACCCATTTTCCTGGCGAACTCGTCGTTAAGCTCGGGCAGCACTTTCTTTTTGATCTCGGTTACGGTGACGGACACTTTCACTTTCCCCGTCCCCGCGACTTCCGTCTCAAACTCGCGCACGTCGCCTTTCTTCGCTCCGGCGACCGCTTCGGCCATGCCGGCTATCGTCTGCGGAGCCGACATGTCAATCATTTCGCCGTCGGATGAAAAACCCTTGACCGGCGCGCCGTCCTTCGTGCCGGCATAGCTTACGATCACGAAATGGCTGCCGCCCGCTTCCTCGCCGTCCACCGCTTCCAGATGCGAATTGTACTCCAGCATCTGGCTGATTTCGGCGTCCGCCGCGCTGTCGTCAACCTTCGGAGCGGTGCGTTTCACTTTCGCGCCGGTGTATTTTTTCGGCTCGACGGTGGGGGAAACCTCGACTTCCAGTTCCATGGAAAGCGGCTTGTGTTCGTCAAAATCCAGTTTTCTGATGACCGGAGTGACAACCGGGTTCAGTTTTTCCGATTCCAGCGCCAGATCAACGCTTTTTCGGACCGCTATGTCGAGCGCCTGCTCTTTTATCGCGCCGCTGTAATGCTGCTTAAGCATCGCAAGAGGGGCCTTGCCCTGCCTGAAACCCGGCACGCGCGCCTTGGCCTGCACACGCACAAGCGCGTCCTGGAATGACTCGCTGGTCAGTTCCTCTGCGGCGGTAATCGCCAGTTCGATGGTGCAGCCTTCTTCTTTAAGCCGTTTCACTTTGACGGTCTGTGTTTTTGTCGCGGTCATGTCAGCCTGCCTCCTGAAGTAATGATAGAGATTGAGTTTTCTGGACGGGACGGGACTCGAACCCGTACGCATATGCATACGGTCCTAAGCCGTACGCGTCTACCAATTCCGCCACCCGTCCATAAAAAAACAGCCGGAAACCTGTTTCACTGCGGGCTCGCGCCCCGGTTTCCGGATGTTGTAAATCTGCCTTGGGCCATACGGGACTCGAACCTGTAACCTTACGCTTAAGAGGCGTCTGCTCTACCATTGAGCTAATGGCCCGTGCTTCTGTACAGCCAGTATACAAAAAATCCGGAAAAGCCGCAAGTTTCCAGCCCGTGCGAGGGCAGTGCATGCGGCTATGTTAATATTAGCATATTTTCGCCGGGCACGCGCGGGCTTCGCGCGGCAGAAACGAGAGCAGTTTAACCGCCCCCGGAGCTTATTTGCATACGCTTATCAGGCTCGGTCAGCGGCGGGGCTTCGCGCGGAGGTATCTTCTGTTTCCACCCTGCGTGAAGTCGCGCGCGGTGCCTGCGGCCGGATATTTCCATTTCATATCACGGTCACGACTCTCCGCGCGGACAGGCCGGCATTATTTGCCGCCGTCGAAAAGAACCGCGCGGGGCGCGGTTTTTGCGTCATTATACCGCCTGGTTTCCCCGGCCGTAAGGGCGCGGGCGGTGCCCGCGTCAAGATGCGCCTTGATCTTTTTGAGGATCTGCGCCCGCGTGCCCGGCTTTACGGGCCAGTTCCGCGCGTAAGCGTCAATACCGTCATAAGCGACATCCTTTACCTCGGCTATCCGCCAGGCCCAGTAGAGCGCCTCCAGATCC
This DNA window, taken from Elusimicrobiaceae bacterium, encodes the following:
- the tig gene encoding trigger factor, whose protein sequence is MTATKTQTVKVKRLKEEGCTIELAITAAEELTSESFQDALVRVQAKARVPGFRQGKAPLAMLKQHYSGAIKEQALDIAVRKSVDLALESEKLNPVVTPVIRKLDFDEHKPLSMELEVEVSPTVEPKKYTGAKVKRTAPKVDDSAADAEISQMLEYNSHLEAVDGEEAGGSHFVIVSYAGTKDGAPVKGFSSDGEMIDMSAPQTIAGMAEAVAGAKKGDVREFETEVAGTGKVKVSVTVTEIKKKVLPELNDEFARKMGFDTVAALRERIVESLKKDAEAKSESDVVRQIEDHLLNENEFAIPKSLLEHHVESSLKRFSAQMFGNADYKMPDAQKKNLSEKIRPNSERDIKVGYLIHAIARKENLVAAEADFEAELNRNLELARNDDEKKKTREFFSARRPDVLITLTERKVIEYLKQNAKITEAK